The Ciconia boyciana chromosome 7, ASM3463844v1, whole genome shotgun sequence region cattaaatGCATACTTCAGGGAAAGTGAAATACTGAGTTGCAGTATTTGTTACAGTCTAAGGTACAGTATAGTTAGAAGTCTTGCCACAGGTTTTAGACAATGCCTGAGACCCTCAGGTTGTAATATCAAAGCTTAAGAAGCTGACCAACATGATTTACTGCTGTAATGCaagacaaggggaaaaaagccactgCAGTGTTCAATAGAAGCAAGCAGCCATGCTTGGCTGGCTACTAAACAGAATTCGGATCCAGTGTCATGGTAGCACTTATCCAAGACAAAACAGACAACTGCATTGGTAAAACAGTGCTTTATTCAGTGCTAGAAACTATGAATAAGGACCACCATGGATTCcaaaaaaataacttacttgttatttttgcaaagtttgCCTTTGACTGGTCAAACATATCTGTAATACCAAGTGCTTTCAGAGGGTCCTTTAAGTCTGTTTCTGCTACTGCTGTAAATCTAGTTggcacaaacaaaaaagaatgcATCAGTATTATGCAGTAAAGTTGCCTTAGCACTCTTTCTCCTGTATCAGATGAGATATACATGTATGACCCCCAAAACATTCCCTGAGGGAGAAATGTATTATATTAGTACTTACTTAGGTAAAATAACCTGCACTCTTTTTGCTACCATGGTTGTCATCCAGCTTCCTATTGTTTTTGTGCTGATGTGGGGAATGATAGCAGAGAGCGGCGTTGTGCTTTCAGTAGGCAGAGCAATCAACATGCTTATCATTTCACCGTGGTATGGCAATTCAATTATATTATACCACAGCTCATTCGGAGTACTTGTAGTacctaaaaaataaacaaaactaatGAGCCATAATTCTTAGAGTCTTAAATCTCTATTTTACCTTTAGACACCTACTGCTGTAGAGTCTGTTAGGAAAGCTCTGCCTGCATATTGAAACTGACCCTAAAAAGTCACAGACTGCCTGCCTTCCTGCTAGGCAACCCTTCAAAAGCTCTGTACAGATGCTAGTTTGACAAAAGGCACAGACAGGATGACACCATGAAGCAAATACTCATTTGAGTTTGATACTGCTTCCCATACAAACCTCATCAACCCAGAGTGGCAAGCCAGCTATGTTAGAAATCACCAGGTCTGTGAATCAGCTGGATCTAATTCAGATCTCAGCTGTACCAGAACCAGCACTGAGAAacagagagcaagaaaaagcagcagactaTCTTTCCAAACTGAAGAGATCTTGTAGACAAGCTCTTTTTCCTCCAAGAGTTATTGGAAAAGCTCCTGTTTGAAGTAGTCTGTTgcatttacttcattttcttgctTAATAAGAATCTCATTAGGAAGCAGTCTTAAGTCCTTCAAGGCAGTGGAGAGCAGCCACTTTGAGGCAGTGCAGCAGGCCAGTTAGATGAGGAGTGAGATAGCAACACCTCCGTGAGTTACAGCAAGTGCTGGGAAGACTGTCTTTAAGCAGCCCTCTCATCCTCCAAGTTCCCTTTGGTTACTGTGGGATTTCTGGCATGTGACTGGgaagcaaatgctttttataGGAGTTTCAAGTGAAAACTTGTCAGTTTAACTACAGACAGGGCTTCTGGGAAAGTCTTTGGATAGCAATAAGATCTTATtatctttcccctttcttcatGTAAGTCTGCACTCGTCAGCCCAAGCTGAAAAATCAACATCTTCATTAGAAATTTAATCTTGTTGCCAGAGCCACACAACCTGCCTTGACTGAGCTCATATTGCTAGAAAATTGGCAGTATTGCACTTATTTTGCAGGAATTGTGTCAAGCTTGACagtttcattatttccttttattatgaCAGTGGTTCTCAGACTAGGGCCTACAGATCAAAACACTGGTTGCATGTCAGCTacagaacagtaaaaaaagataaactgtCCAACAGTGAAGTACTACTTTCCTGATCTGCTACATGCCATCACTACTACTGAGGCACATCAAACAGGAGAGGAGTTCATCTTCAGTCAACTGATGGGATTTAAGATGCTTAagaaatttaaacttttaaagatCCCTTTGCAAGCATAAGATAAAAGCCCTGTGTTAGGATATCCAGAGATACCCAACCTAAACCAAGTCCTAACTCAGCAGTAGTTCTCTTGCTCCTTTCTAGCCTCAATAGCTTTTCTAGCTTAAACAGACCAACATAATGAAGTTCAACCAGCATCAGAATCAAAAGTCAAAAGCCTTTAAGATAACATGGGCTTTAGCAAGACAATTAAGTTATGAACTTCTTTCAAACTCCACAGATTAGTAGTATACACTGCAGTAGGCTTCCCTACCTCCCCCAACTCACACTTCCAGTAGTTATCTCAAAGTATTACATTACATCTGCTCTAATATGTGGGTTTGGGACAGAAAGTTACAGCTGTTCACTTTAACACAAGTCTACTAATATTAGTTGAACACTACTGACAGTAAAACTAGGCATTTAAAAGCACAGTGGGTCTTGTTTTTTGGATTTATAGCAAGCTGTATTCTCAGGCCTATTTCTCAGACTGTATTTAGCATACATGGAAGCTGGTTCCAAGCAGCACTGCTCTCTTCTTGGAAGGATGCGACAGAAGACATTCTTTTAACAGAGCTTCAATCTTACTTTGACCAATAAAATCCCCATAGGGCTGCAACACTGGAGCTCTGCAGTACATTGTCAGTCACATCAAGCTGCCTATGTCAGCTCTGAGAGTCCCCGATGGAAGTCTGGCTGAACCTGCTGAACTCCTTTTCACTTGTGACCCAATTTGAATTTGAAGAGCAGCTTTACACCTTGAAAGATATAGCCAACATACTAACCCTGTGCTCCTCTGGCTCCACAAGGCTGGGGACTGTGCATGTCCCATTTCTTTATTATACAGTAAGATATGGATTGATTCTACTCCAATCTTTCATTCATAGACAGCTCATCACCAGATAAACCTCAGGGTTCTGTTTCTGTTGGCAGTTTTCCTTTATTCTCAccccttaaaaaaataaggatttcTTCTTACTGCAAAAGCTTAAGTAACATGCAAAGTTCTCAGTTTGGGtacttcatattttcctttttaaaggaaacaggaaaaggcaAGTACTTTTACAGACTATTCAGCCTTAAGCAACTGTTAAATACTTTGCACAGCAAGTTCATCCATACCTCAGCAATATGAGATACTTCTGTACACAAAGCCTCCTACATCAGCTATAATAGGTAATACCATTAAACACCACATGTACAGTGAACTTGTTTCAGTTTGAAGGAAGAGAGCAAATTTTACAACCATTGTTGATGGTAGTGGGAGTTACTGAGCTTACCACAGCGGAAGATGGATAATTGGGACAGCATAGGAACTTGGTAGGTCTTCCCATCAGCTCCATAAAATGGAcgtttctttgtattttcaggtCGAAATCGTGATTTCCATAAGCCCTTGAAATACACAGCATTTACTAGAACCAGTCTGGTCAAACTGCCATCAATATCATCTGGAGCTACAACCTGATCGATCATAcctagaagaaataaataaagtctGAGTATTTGCTGTCATAATGCTGGCCAACTGTTAATTAAGAACCTGATGCACATATTACTTCAGGCCTCTTGATCTGTGAGAGTGCCAGCTCCTCATGGGGCAATACATTTGAGGTTCATAAAGCCAACGGTATTCTTTATCAAAAGGTAAACCTTTGGGATAATTAGAAAGCAAGCATATCTTGCTAATCAATAGAACTGATGTTATAACTAACAGGGCCTTACCCTTTCCAGCACATGAGCAGATCTAAGACTAGGTTACAGCAGTAATAGTTTCAGCTGAAGCACTTCCCCATTTACACACTGCTTACAACATTGCTATGCAAAACTGGTGATGTGGTAGAGAAAGAATTTGACAACCTCATTTCACAAATACCACATCCAACATCATTAACACACTCCTCACATCCAGGAGGCACTGGTTTTAACTCCAAGAGATACCAAACATGTAGTTCACCTAGACTACGAATATGTTGCAAAACATGATCTCTGGCTTTAGCATATGTAAGCTTGACAATTAGATGCCAAGAGGCTTGAACCATGAGGAGTTCTGTCAAGGCAGGGTTAATTAAAAATCCTCCACTAAACATGACTCCTAAGAACATGGCCATATTCTGCAAGAGTTTAGGGCAGTAAGAGCAGAAGCTGAACTGCTCTACAGCTTTCCACGAGTTTGATTTACTGAATCAAACATCTGAGTTGCTTGAAAGCATCTTTTATGTTTGAGAAAGCATAGCTCCAAGAGAAGTCCGCTTGGATTTCTCACCAGTTGTATGAAGGCAAAGAACAGTAGAAGCTCCCCTGATCCCATGGGCAGATGGACGTGCACACTATACACATCCCTCAAGGCCACCAGACAGGCACATCTGCTGGCCCACCAGCCCACCAGCTTTTCTAAACATCACACTAATGCCAGCTTAAAGACAGTTTTCAGCTGCAAGGCAGAGCTCTTTCTACCTCTCGATCTTTCCCCAGTATTTCCATCCAAATCTGACATCAGACATCACCCTGCCATGCACAAAAAGCACTCGCCAATACTCACcccttgtttcatttttcacccACTGGTTGATGGAATCACATGCTGCATTTGGGTCCTCAAAGTCCACACTCTTGACACTGCACTGAAACACCTCTTTGTTCCTTGTAACAAAAGGCACTTCCATTTTAAAGCCACTCTTTGCAAACACTGCATTAGCAATTGTAACAatgtctttattcttttttgagACTATGAGCCTGTTTATCTTCTTTAACGCTTTACCAACTCCTAGTTGGAAAGAACAGCAAGTTTAATTTAGAATAAGATGATGAACAAACAGTTACTTTATACGCAACTATTAATAACATGAAAGGTCAGACATTAAGTGCTGGACTAGAAAAGGAGACCAAAGCAGGCATTCTGAGAGGCCTTCCAAAATACCCATTTCTGATCTCTCATCTGAAGAACGCTACTGTTTCCTGGCAAAAACATGACTTTCACTATGACGCCTGCTGCCCCTCTAGCTGTCTGCTCAGAATGCTATGGACAGTGCTGGGGATAATATTGAGGTTCAGCTCTTGGTGTGGAGCTACTAACCATGCTCTTCCACAGAAGAGACTgttacaaaatgtattttgtatcaTATAAGCCCAGGTCACCTGTCAGTTCTGTGACAGTGACAAAGAAAGTTGAGGGCTCAGCCCACTCACAGCCAACAGGTCTACAGGATTATGCAGGTGGTCTTGAACCTCAGAGTGCAAAGCAGAAGTTGTTTTCTCACCATCATTCCTTTCCATTTACTGGAGAATAAAGGAAGCTGTCAAGATTTCTATAATAAGGTTCAAGTCAAGTCTTAGTTTCCTTAAAGACTAGGTCCTGGCCTAAATCAGCTACAAGCAGGAGTCAATCCCTTAACACATGAGCttgcctttaaaaaaggaaaaagggaaagcagtaGGTTCCAGTGCTTACAGTCAAGATCCTTAGGACCTGAAAGCAGCTCGTACTGAGTGCTTGCTAGCTCCTTCACTGTATATGAGAGAAGGCATAGGGCAGCACAGAAGAACTGCTATGTTCACCATAACCAGTTCTCCCCGTTGTTATGGCTTATGAATGAGTGCTTGTCTACACAGGGAAGCTATTGCCAGGCAAGCAACTTCATGTTCAACCACTATATTGAACAGGATCCTTAGGTGGCTGTTTTTATAGCAGTCATTAACAGGCTCCCTCTGTTTCCCAATACAATTTAGGCAGAAACATTTCCAGACCTGCTTCCTTATGTAGATAAACTTGAGATAAGAGATATGAAGGGAATAAATTAGTTCAGAGTTATTCTCTTAGCTGCATATAAGAAAAAGCCTCAGATGGCTTTGCTGTTTCATGTATCATGAATGCTTTAGCAGTACTGTTTGTATGAATTCCTACATGTTCACTCTCCAATATTGTGGGTAAATTCTTTTGGAGAACATACCATAACAGAGGTTCTCAAACTGTATTCTGTGGACCACTGGTGGTCCACGGAGCACTTGCTGGTGGTCCGGGGAGAGCTGGCTGGTCTCATGATGCTGGCTCTCCTCTTTGCTTCCAGCTGCTAAATTGCATTAAAAGACAGCTAAAGATAAATTAAATACTTTCCAACTATTACCTTTCCAAAGAAGCAGTTGCTGTAGCTGCCAAAGGACTGTAAGGCAATCATGAACAAGAGCAGAGGAGATCTGTGCAGAGAGATAGGTAGCATCCCATAACAAGTCTCTCTAACAAGGTACTGGCTACCTTCTAGGAAGTTTGAGAACCTCTGTGTCTCACAGTTAGGATTAGAAAGTCTGCAGGCCAGATAAAACCAGTTGCTATAATGCTTCAAAATTTTTGCAAGTACTTGTATTTTGAGCATTCAAATGTTCCTAAAGTTGATTATCCCATGAAGAGATTTCTATCTACAACATTTAGATCTTAAGCTGACAAACCATTTTGCTGTACTTTAAACCCAGAAccaaaacagcaaagcaaatgaagacACAACAACATGTTAGATGAGAATACTGCTCAAGATTTAAGTGTGCACTTACCTCTTGGAGGGTTTCCTATTCCTGGAAGGAAGGCAGAATGCTGGCACTAAGATGTTAAGTCTTGCTGGCAAACACTCACAAAATACTCAGCATGCAAAGTAAAGCAGCAAGAACCTTCAGCCTACGCCCTCTCAAGGGGCAGACATTGGCAGAGAAATATAAACACAGATGCACAGTGTCAGGCACAGAGACAAGCAGATATTGCTGTTTCAAGAGGAGGGCACTACAAGAACTACAGATTCAGGGATCCTGACAGCAGAGACACAAATGAACAAAGCTGAAGAGCAAAGTGAAAGTATCAATTGTATGGTTAGAGTTTGCATTGCTTTCAATGTGGTGACAAGAAATATTCTTTTGCCTTGTTATCTAAGGAGTGGCACATTAAGGGCTGTTCAGTACAGCCCAAAATGAGGTATTGCAGCCTTCCTGCATAGTACTGGCACTGGACCACCATCCACACTGTTCTGGAAAATCAGTTTTGCAAGGATGAAGGCAGTTCTAGCCAGGGCCCTGAAGTCATTAATGAAGCTGCTTATAAGCCAGTTCAAGTATATGTACATGTCCATACTCAAATTGCCAATTAACTTCAAGTGTGTCCATTTTGTGCTTTGGTAAACAGAGTTAATTGGTGTATGATGCAATCTACCACACTTTGAAAGCCATCTCAAAACAGCATGAAGATTCTGACAAAACACACCCCAAAACACCTTAGGAATCACTGACCATTTACACTGTATCTCATCATAGTTGTCAGCTGCTTCTTTGTCTTGCCATCAGCACCCAGCTGCAACACCCCCAGGACTGATGCAATCCCATGAGGAGAAACAACAACATTGTCCTGAGGCTTAGCTTTCACTATCTGATTGAAGACCTGGATTCCAACATCAGAGCTAAGTTCCTCCAGAGGATAAAAACTGAACTGGGAACATACAGATGTTAAAGTCCCAAGAACAAAGAGAAGTGGGAAGTGCCAGTTCATGATCTCTGGTTGGAGATACCTGTAAGAGAACAGGAGGGGAAAGTTAAGTCAGCTTTCACAAgtacagcatttttattttcaacttaaATTCTTATTTACCTAAAAAGTAGGCAAGTCTTGCACATGCTCCACACACCATTCACAGAGCTCTGGCAATGGGACTCACACCTGCATTTTACTACTACCAGTTTTAGGTCTAAGGCTTTCCAGAAGCAGAGATAACCATAAAATAGCTAGATATCAGTGACTGTATAACAGGACAAAAGCCACCAAGTTGGGAGACTACCTCCCATCACACACAAGTTCAGTTagttttgtgtttcagttaAATGGAGTCTTGGCATTCTATTTAAACTGCCCTTTAGGATAAATTAGTGCTATAAAGCCTTGTGGTATGGTCCTCGCCCACAAATATGTGATACACAGTACATTTTATAGATCATTTTCTGCAGTGAACAGAAGCATGTATACATATCAAACAGACCTTCTGTTGTGGGAATTTACACCTGCCTAGAATAATAAGAGTTAGCTGCATAACTAGCATTTTCCATGATGGGAATATAGAGGAAGACTTTGATTCTAAAATGCAAGGTTAAGTTTAGATTTTAGCCTGTACTTTTCCATTTAAGAAAATTCAGCAGCTTATGAGTACAGAAGGAAGTTCATATTCAAAATGGGCCAACCTTCATCTGCAAATCCAACACTTAACAGAATTCAGTTTTGTTACACCAGTGACTTCGTAGGAACTGAgacacaagcagcagcaacagtTTGTTTAGGACCTCTCATCAACTGATTAGAGAACCAAGCCCAATCTTAAACACTGGATACTGTATCTAGTAGGCTGTATTTCTTCCTCATGGAAGTGTAttcaattacttttttgttaGGGCAAACAGGTACTTAAGAGGAGTAGTCATGCAACAATCTCCTATTTCATGAAATTAGGTTCCCTGCTCACCTTTGAGGAGTTCAGtcacaacatttttattttaagacatttCAGTTGCACAGTCCAAGAGTCCTGACTTCCATTTTCACACCAACAAGCAAGCCTGTTCCCCCACTGAGCTGACTTTGGTGCTCCAAGAGCATGCTTAGGTATTAGTCTCTCAAACACACTGAGGAGTCAACGAGTTCCCTAGCTCACTGAAGGCTAATCAGGCTGCAGAAGGTACACAACtgattaaaatgtcatttgcGTACCACATGCAACAACAAGAAGTAGGTCTCCTCCCCTTGGGCCCTCTGCTCAGCATTGCACACTTGCTCTTCTGGCTTCAGCAGCCCCTGAGCTGGAGGCCAGCAGAGATGCAGCATTTAGGTGGGGAGAGCGTTTGGGCTGAGGCGTGCGTTATTCACAGCCGCCTCCCACTCACACAAAAGGGCGTACTGCGCCAAGGAGC contains the following coding sequences:
- the SERPINE2 gene encoding glia-derived nexin isoform X2 — its product is MNWHFPLLFVLGTLTSVCSQFSFYPLEELSSDVGIQVFNQIVKAKPQDNVVVSPHGIASVLGVLQLGADGKTKKQLTTMMRYSVNAAGSKEESQHHETSQLSPDHQQVLRGPPVVHRIQFENLCYGVGKALKKINRLIVSKKNKDIVTIANAVFAKSGFKMEVPFVTRNKEVFQCSVKSVDFEDPNAACDSINQWVKNETRGMIDQVVAPDDIDGSLTRLVLVNAVYFKGLWKSRFRPENTKKRPFYGADGKTYQVPMLSQLSIFRCGTTSTPNELWYNIIELPYHGEMISMLIALPTESTTPLSAIIPHISTKTIGSWMTTMVAKRVQVILPKFTAVAETDLKDPLKALGITDMFDQSKANFAKITRTEGLHVSHVLQKTKIEVSEDGTKASAATTAILIARSSPPWFIVDRPFVFFIRHNPTGTILFMGQINKP
- the SERPINE2 gene encoding glia-derived nexin isoform X3, which codes for MNWHFPLLFVLGTLTSVCSQFSFYPLEELSSDVGIQVFNQIVKAKPQDNVVVSPHGIASVLGVLQLGADGKTKKQLTTMMRYSVNGVGKALKKINRLIVSKKNKDIVTIANAVFAKSGFKMEVPFVTRNKEVFQCSVKSVDFEDPNAACDSINQWVKNETRGMIDQVVAPDDIDGSLTRLVLVNAVYFKGLWKSRFRPENTKKRPFYGADGKTYQVPMLSQLSIFRCGTTSTPNELWYNIIELPYHGEMISMLIALPTESTTPLSAIIPHISTKTIGSWMTTMVAKRVQVILPKFTAVAETDLKDPLKALGITDMFDQSKANFAKITRTEGLHVSHVLQKTKIEVSEDGTKASAATTAILIARSSPPWFIVDRPFVFFIRHNPTGTILFMGQINKP
- the SERPINE2 gene encoding glia-derived nexin isoform X1, producing the protein MNWHFPLLFVLGTLTSVCSQFSFYPLEELSSDVGIQVFNQIVKAKPQDNVVVSPHGIASVLGVLQLGADGKTKKQLTTMMRYSVNAGSKEESQHHETSQLSPDHQQVLRGPPVVHRIQFENLCYGVGKALKKINRLIVSKKNKDIVTIANAVFAKSGFKMEVPFVTRNKEVFQCSVKSVDFEDPNAACDSINQWVKNETRGMIDQVVAPDDIDGSLTRLVLVNAVYFKGLWKSRFRPENTKKRPFYGADGKTYQVPMLSQLSIFRCGTTSTPNELWYNIIELPYHGEMISMLIALPTESTTPLSAIIPHISTKTIGSWMTTMVAKRVQVILPKFTAVAETDLKDPLKALGITDMFDQSKANFAKITRTEGLHVSHVLQKTKIEVSEDGTKASAATTAILIARSSPPWFIVDRPFVFFIRHNPTGTILFMGQINKP